In one Silene latifolia isolate original U9 population chromosome 10, ASM4854445v1, whole genome shotgun sequence genomic region, the following are encoded:
- the LOC141607395 gene encoding uncharacterized protein LOC141607395 produces MTTKQTSDLSWGCRSVALGLKLILPNCAWKHSTSGVYSVKSGYGIAVEDHLNKTCREKDLDRASRVCVAFCRKKLWKLPGPQMWKVLILRIITNSISNRTTFMKRGINVDPYCRFCYGNDFLETVNHLFRDCAVVTRNWAASSLGIRSRNDSHVDIGDWIVNWINYLSDIDNGDRLIIHFLAIIWSIWCNRKNLVFRDCKFSPAAFFKMQSRIAADAITATESSLGRPRLDDYSVHLPFNEVREKVKECIPIYPIATGHGCNTIRVKVDAGWRNSLRSAAGWVAYDSAGTIIYEGGKGFWSESALQAEAKGIREALLWARTNGFHHLDVFSDCLQILFQIT; encoded by the exons ATGACCACCAAGCAAACTTCAGACCTTTCATGGGGATGTAGAAGCGTAGCTCTAGGACTCAAACTCATTCTTCCGAACTGTGCCTGGAAA CATTCGACATCTGGAGTTTACTCGGTGAAAAGTGGTTATGGGATTGCAGTTGAGGATCATTTGAATAAGACATGTAGAGAAAAGGATTTAGATAGAGCTAGTAGGGTATGTGTTGCTTTCTGTAGGAAGAAGTTATGGAAACTTCCTGGGCCTCAGATGTGGAAAGTCTTGATCTTGAGAATTATTACTAATTCTATCTCGAATAGAACGACGTTTATGAAAAGAGGCATCAATGTAGATCCCTATTGTCGCTTCTGTTATGGTAATGACTTCCTGGAGACAGTGAATCATCTGTTCCGCGATTGTGCAGTTGTCACACGGAATTGGGCTGCTTCTAGTCTTGGAATACGATCTCGTAACGATAGTCATGTGGATATCGGTGATTGGATAGTTAATTGGATTAACTATCTTTCGGATATTGATAATGGGGATCGGCTGATTATTCACTTCCTCGCCATCATTTGGAGCATTTGGTGCAATAGAAAGAACCTTGTCTTTAGAGATTGCAAGTTCTCTCCGGCTGCTTTTTTCAAGATGCAATCACGGATAGCTGCCGATGCGATTACTGCGACTGAGTCTTCTCTTGGGAGGCCAAGACTTGATGATTATAGTGTACATCTACCGTTTAATGAGGTGCGTGAGAAAGTTAAGGAGTGCATACCCATTTATCCGATTGCCACGGGCCATGGATGTAATACAATTAGGGTGAAAGTGGATGCCGGTTGGAGGAACTCTCTAAGATCAGCAGCGGGTTGGGTGGCGTATGATTCGGCTGGCACTATTATTTATGAAGGTGGTAAAGGGTTTTGGTCTGAATCAGCGTTACAGGCGGAAGCAAAAGGTATCCGTGAAGCACTTCTTTGGGCTAGGACTAATGGTTTTCATCATTTGGACGTGTTTTCCGACTGCCTACAGATCTTATTCCAGATCACATGA